A DNA window from Coriobacteriia bacterium contains the following coding sequences:
- a CDS encoding NYN domain-containing protein, which yields MADEAHSLAVFIDFENLALGLAPRGGGRRTKKTDVLDMKRVLERLVEKGKVVAKRAYADWARFSEYSQGLHELGIELTEIPERGMTGKNSADIRLVVDAMELSYAKEHIDTFVIVSGDSDFTPLVLRLKENGKTVVGVGMKDSTSDLLAANCDEFIYYEDIGAASGGAPDLGQDIPKKKRPAFKLLFETMEALQRENVGVMHSSLLKDTIKRKQPQFSESSYGYRSFSQLLEDAQKLGFIVLSKDARSGTYVVDGFAS from the coding sequence ATGGCTGACGAAGCGCATTCGCTCGCCGTATTCATCGACTTCGAGAACCTCGCGCTCGGGCTTGCCCCGCGCGGGGGTGGTCGCCGCACCAAGAAGACCGACGTCCTGGACATGAAGCGCGTACTCGAGCGGCTCGTGGAGAAGGGCAAGGTCGTCGCGAAGCGCGCGTACGCCGACTGGGCGCGGTTCAGTGAGTACTCGCAAGGGCTGCACGAGCTCGGGATCGAGCTGACCGAGATTCCCGAGCGCGGCATGACAGGCAAGAACTCTGCCGACATCCGGCTCGTGGTAGACGCGATGGAACTCAGCTATGCGAAGGAGCACATCGACACGTTCGTCATCGTGTCCGGGGATAGTGATTTCACCCCGCTGGTGCTCCGCCTCAAAGAGAACGGCAAGACGGTCGTTGGCGTGGGCATGAAGGATTCGACGAGCGACCTCCTCGCGGCCAACTGTGACGAGTTCATCTATTACGAGGACATCGGTGCAGCATCGGGCGGTGCGCCCGATCTGGGCCAAGACATCCCGAAGAAGAAGCGACCTGCCTTCAAGTTGCTGTTCGAGACGATGGAGGCGCTCCAGCGCGAGAACGTCGGCGTGATGCATTCGTCGCTGCTTAAAGACACCATCAAGCGTAAGCAGCCCCAGTTCTCCGAGTCGAGCTATGGCTACCGCTCGTTCAGCCAGCTGCTCGAAGACGCGCAGAAGCTCGGCTTCATCGTGCTTTCGAAAGACGCGCGCTCGGGTACGTACGTGGTAGACGGGTTCGCGAGCTAG